A single window of Nicotiana sylvestris chromosome 5, ASM39365v2, whole genome shotgun sequence DNA harbors:
- the LOC104233006 gene encoding uncharacterized protein, protein MALNNRPKGTLPADTNINPKEKNSNQLMAVSLRNGRDLDKEQEVAQASKETMPAKPIPLEVDEPTNLTEVVVEQGQDEKGKAKVNEQATEQVMPPVPQNPNREKPASSAQRVIPAPFPQRLVKQKKEDQYKKFMEMLHQIQLNIPLMDALIEMPGYAKMMKDLMSRKFYFQDLSTVTLTQTCSAVVTRLMAQKMSDPGSFTIPCTIGSYAFAKLGDRTVKRPTGILDDVLVQVGKFVFPVDFVILDCQQSMRRPSEYANCSLVEAVDVILQEDDVALTAKDPLKACMINLEEMDGERCAGRTALTGTARKQD, encoded by the exons ATGGCTTTAAACAATCGCCCCAAGGGAACATTGCCAGCGGATACAAATATTAACCCCAAGGAGAAAAACTCAAATCAGCTAATGGCAGTAAGTCTTCGCAATGGGAGAGATTTAGATAAAGAGCAGGAGGTTGCACAAGCTAGCAAGGAGACTATGCCAGCCAAGCCAATTCCACTAGAGGTAGATGAACCAACAAATCTGACTGAAGTGGTAGTTGAACAGGGCCAAGATGAAAAGGGTAAGGCTAAGGTTAATGAACAAGCTACAGAACAGGTGATGCCTCCTGTGCCACAGAACCCCAACAGAGAGAAGCCAGCAAGcagtgcacaaagggtgatacctgcaccattccctcagagactggtaaaacaaaagaaggaagatcaatacaagaaattcatggagatgctgcatcaaattcagttgaatattccttTGATGGATGCCTTGATAGAGATGCCAGGTTATGCAAAGATGATGAAAGACCTAATGTCACGGAAGTTTTATTTTCAGGATCTATCCACAGTAACGCTGACGCAGACCTGCAGCGCGGTAGTGACCAGACTAATGGCTCAAAAGATGTCCGACCCAGGTAGCTTCACTATTCCGTGCACGATTGGGAGTTAcgcctttgcaaag CTAGGTGACCGCACGGTAAAAAGACCTACGGGGATTCTTGATGATGTATTGGTGCAAGTAGGGAAATTCGTGTTCCCTGTAGACTTTGTTATTCTGGATTGTCAG CAATCTATGAGGAGACCTAGTGAATATGCGAATTGCTCTCTAGTGGAGGCAGTGGATGTGATCCTCCAAGAAGATGATGTGGCCCTGACTGCTAAAGATCCATTGAAGGCATGTATGATAAACttagaagaaatggatggtgaaAG atgtgcaggtagaacagcTCTTACAGGTACTGCAAGAAAGCAAGACTGA